The stretch of DNA CTGCGCGtcgggcgctgctgctgagacaGCGGTGCGCGCGGAGTTGGTTGCGCGGGTGTGTCCAATGCGCTGTCGTACCGCTGCGTACCGTGAAGACGCCTCCGCCTGCTCCGCAATAGACACggacgatggcggcggcgacatgAGGATGGAGGGTGAGCCGCGAGgaacgctgctgcacgacagGCGGTGCAAGCTGTGCTGCGCACATCCTGACGAGCTGGTAGGAAGAGGATAgactccctctccaccagcgccacatTCGGTTGCCGCAGAGGAGACCAGAGACGAGGCCGCCGTCATTGCGGGGTAGGCGGGAAGGTCGATGgcgtcgaggagggggacaccGTCAAAGACGGTGCGGCGGGTCGCTGgctgctgatggcgctgcacTGGCTCGCACTCATCCACGCGCATGTCAGAATGCGAGAGGTTCTCAGCATTGGAGAGCACGCGATGTGGCTGTTTCGCTCCACTGGCGCTGACACCGCCCCTGTTGCTACTCTTGCGAGCAGGCTGCAGCCATGGGTGGCCCAAgagctccgccgccgtcgcgcgGAGGTCCTTGTCGTACACGAAGCACAGGTCCAAGAAGTTATGCAACTCCACGGAGACATGCATGCCCGCTGgcagctgcggaggagatgcggcGCAGTTTGCGATCCGAAAGAGCACCGCAGACGGGTTGGAGAGATCGGCGCCAAAAGGCTTCGTGCCCGTGACCATTTCGTACACGGTGACGCCAACACTCCAGATGTCGGCACTGGTGGTGTATCCGACCGAGCGCGCGCCGAGCCGGCCCTTCTTCACAATCCGCTTCAGCGGGTTGTAGTAGTTGGAGGATGAGTACAGTGGGGGTGTCGAGGCGAGCGGGTGGGATGCTGTATGGGCCAAGCCACTACTCGTCCAGTCCTCACTGgagctgccgttgctggcGTTGCCGCCCACAGTTAACGCATATGGGTCGTCAAGTGCcacgtcctcgtcgtcgtcgtcctcgacaCCTCCGTTGATCACCTCTGGTGCCATGTACCACGGCGTGCCCACCGCCGTCTGTAGGTAGCATTGACGCTCGTCGTTGCGGTGGCGCGGCGAGGTGCTCCCTTCCGCCTTTCCCACGCCTTGGCTGTCGCGCGCTGCCTGCGCAGAGTGCGTCGGCGTCATCACCTCCACATACTTTGCGACCCCAAAGTCGGCCAGCTTGCACCGCCCGTCCGGTGTGATGAGAATGTTTGCCGGCTTCACGTCACGGTGGCACACGTGCATCGTCTTGTGCAGGTAGTGCAGAGCCTCGAGCACATCGCGGGTATAGGCGCGGGCGACGGTTTCGCGCACAGGGCCGCAGCGTTTCAACACGTAGTCCAGCGAGCCGCCGCTTACGTACTCCATTATAATCTGAATACCGATGGGACTACGGCGGGCGCCGTAGTACTCGACGAGGTTGGGGTGTTGTGCCTCGCGCATATATGCGAGTTCAGTGAGAATGGCAGCCAGTTCcgtgtcctcctcgtcagcgACGCTGGGTTCCATATAGGCCAGCTCCTTGATGGCGACGAAGTGCCCTCTGGCGTGATCGAAGCCCTCGTAAACAACGCCGCGGCCGCCCACCCCGAGCTTGCGATTCAGCTTCACCACAGCCTCCatgtctctctttgtgtgcgtgtgtgtgtcagggggtgggggcagtgGAGAAAGCTGCGGTATTATGACGGCAAAcaagagacggagagaggtggaagatgggggggggggttgagAGTTGGGTGGGGAAGCGGATTCGTTTCTTTCCGTTACCCTCGCTaacttcttctctcccacactGGGGTGTCCTTCTTCGTGTAGTTGGTGTGcatggcgtgtgtgtgtgtgtgtgtgcagagaaaagcgaggcaggaggagaacgaACGGTGCCTCTTTGCCACCCGCCTTGCGTACACGGGCGCGCCTCCTGCATGTGGATGTGGCTTTTGCACAGATGAGTTCATGAAGGGCTTTTTTCCTAATCTGACATTCTACAACTCCCATGGCGGAAGGGAGTACACCTCAGCGCGCGGCATCGCAGAGCTCAGCACCCCACGCTCTGTGTGGCCAGGCCTGGCAGCTCCTTTtctccatccctgccaatgccgaaccaccctctggtggtgacagggttACGTACCTGCGATGTAGGGAcgtcagagcgatgcatcgttACTCATGCCGGTGGCTAGGCCGTGGATGGCATTTCGTCGGAGAGACCTGCGACAGGGAGGACGTCTGTGCTATCCATGGGACGAGGATAACatcagcgtggctcgagtGTATCCCACACAGTCCTGACTGCCTACTTGTGTGGGGGTCCGAGtcaccccgagggatgcacgAGGTGACGACCGGTGTGACGGGAGCAGccgtgaggcgacctgcaaAGTGGGGAATGGGTGGAGTTTGATGTAGCGGTCGTGCTCGGCTGGCTGAGTCGGTGCGTTGCTGTATCGCatgtgtctacggctgcaTCGCACTTCGCGAAAGGTCTTCGGCCGGCCAGGGGAGCCGAGTGGTGTTGGGTTCGCCTGTTGTGTGGCAAAGGCTGGTCATATTTTTCCCACATCGAAGCGTGTCTCTCTAGCACGAACAAGTCAACAgctgcacgcacatacgTACATCCATCCAGTCGCCGTTCATCTATGCCTCTGGCGCGCCACGGCCATTGTCGAGGAGCCGGGCTCACCAGTACCGTTTGGCGTCGTTCTGCTCAGGATTACGCTCGACGTcccagcagcgcagctcGCGTAGAAAAGCACTagctggtggcgctgactCGGCAGATAGTCAACACGGCGCGTGGTCCGCTGCACCAGCTTCCATGACGGTCATAAGTTTCTTCGTCACGGCGCCAGTGCAGACCTCTCCACAGAGTCGCAcccgaggaggggggaggcaggcgGCGGTCGATTCTCGGCTTCCTCCCAGAGCGTGGGTTCTAACCCCTGATACCGCGTACTGAGGTGGGCGGCATCATCAGTGGTTCATGAATGGTGCAAGAGGCCGGAAAGAGCGAGATGGAGTTGCGCTGTCTATAGGCCGTAAgaggaacacacacacagaggggaagtggggggggggagggtaggCAGActgcacacacagcgagatGCAACCCcatcctttcccctctcttccctttaCCGCACACGCCTATGCCTCGACGCGCACGACTGGGTGCGCACGGACCACGAGCTGCAGGTGGTACGACTCCACCGTCTTGTCCTCGGAGTTGTTGATGAAGATCCACACCGGCCACCGCCCCTCCAGCTGACCGGGCGGCAACGTAAGGAGGTCAAATTGAAGGCTGACGAACTGCGTGTCACTGGGCGCCAGCGTGAACTTCGATGGGCTCACGAGCAGATTAAACCGGTAGTTGTGGTTCACCTGgaacgcctcctccttttctccgcGATTAACAAAggtgaggcggcgcagcaccggtcCCTGCACTTCTGCGAGGGAGAGCTCCATCACCTGGGTGTACGTCGGCGTGGGGTGCACGGTGgacaccgtcagcagcgtcTTCTTAAGCACGTCGTTCTGCAGGGTGTGGAGAAGCATGCGCTGCGTGCCAACGTCGCGGGggtgcaggcgcagcacgtaCGACGCCCCGCGCCTCTCCACAGTGACggcggtgtcgctgcagtACAGGTCGCTCGTCCCCTCAGCAGGCAAGCCAAGTGCTGTTGTCTGACCCCAGTAGATATCCCGCGTCATGAAGCTGTCGCAGGCGAAGACGCATATCTCCCACGTTTCGTACAAGCGACTCATGGCGGCGTCATAGAAGAGCGCCACGTACTCGATACGCTGGCGGCCCGTCTCCTCCGGTATCTTCGTCGTCATGGTGGCCTCCTCCCATGCAGTGACGTAGGTCTGCGTGATGGGGTCCAGCACCACGTTTGTGCTTACAGACGTCTTCTCTCCCGAGACAGCGACAAAGGCGCAGAGCTCacgcatgcgctgcagcagagcggtCTTGTCGGATATGACGGGAAAACTCGCCGGTGAGAAAGTGCGGGCGAGAATACTCTTGACAACTTCCGTGCCAGGTGCACCGAAGATCTCGTAGCGCCGGTCCACCACTGGCGGCTCTACTGTGGCGTGTATT from Leishmania panamensis strain MHOM/PA/94/PSC-1 chromosome 25 sequence encodes:
- a CDS encoding protein kinase, putative (TriTrypDB/GeneDB-style sysID: LpmP.25.2070), with amino-acid sequence MEAVVKLNRKLGVGGRGVVYEGFDHARGHFVAIKELAYMEPSVADEEDTELAAILTELAYMREAQHPNLVEYYGARRSPIGIQIIMEYVSGGSLDYVLKRCGPVRETVARAYTRDVLEALHYLHKTMHVCHRDVKPANILITPDGRCKLADFGVAKYVEVMTPTHSAQAARDSQGVGKAEGSTSPRHRNDERQCYLQTAVGTPWYMAPEVINGGVEDDDDEDVALDDPYALTVGGNASNGSSSEDWTSSGLAHTASHPLASTPPLYSSSNYYNPLKRIVKKGRLGARSVGYTTSADIWSVGVTVYEMVTGTKPFGADLSNPSAVLFRIANCAASPPQLPAGMHVSVELHNFLDLCFVYDKDLRATAAELLGHPWLQPARKSSNRGGVSASGAKQPHRVLSNAENLSHSDMRVDECEPVQRHQQPATRRTVFDGVPLLDAIDLPAYPAMTAASSLVSSAATECGAGGEGVYPLPTSSSGCAQHSLHRLSCSSVPRGSPSILMSPPPSSVSIAEQAEASSRYAAVRQRIGHTRATNSARTAVSAAAPDAQSSAGILLSTYGEFVDLLTRP